The following DNA comes from Rosa rugosa chromosome 5, drRosRugo1.1, whole genome shotgun sequence.
ATTTGCCTAAAACCAACTCTAGATGCAAGTCCTAACTGTCGATATAAAAATGCTAACCCTGCAGCTCCCCAGGCATACCGACCAACCCTATTAAGATCCCGTAAAAAATGTAGGTAAATCACATTTATCCTATTCCCAGTCTTGTCCACAAAAAGTGTGCAACCTAATATATATAGCAAGAATCCTCTTGCTGCGAACTCAATAAATTCAAGAGAACTATCATCTGAAACACTCTGAAATCTTAATCTCAACCACTCTAGTGTTACCCCATTTCCACCATATCGACTCATTTCATTCTTTGCCTCATCTATAGTAACTCCTAGTGTAGATGACAGTAAAGATGCATAATAAGTTTTGTCTAACCGCACACCCTCAGGTACCGATATGGAATCACCCTGAATTGGAATACCTAAAATGTTAAAAACATCATCCAATGTAATTGTCATTTCACCAAAGGGTAAGTCTACATTGTCATTTCACCAAAGGGTAAGTGAAATGTATTCGTCTCAGACTGCCACCTCTCACAAAAGGCTGACACAACAACTCTATTACCAATTAAATATGAACAGTTAACTAATGGCCTCAACCTAGACCCATCAATGTAACTCCAAAACTTATGGTTAGTAACATGTTCATCAAATACCCATTGTGTGAGCTTATATGAATGGTTCTGAAGTTTCAACGGATCATGttcctggaaaaaaaaaataaagaataaaaacttcTGTGATACATGAATTGGACTCTTAAAAAAGAATACgaacataaaagaaataaaatgccTCAATATATAATTGAAGTTTCTTGAGAAAAAAAGGAGgacaaaaaaaaactgaaagtaGAGTAATGATGTCTAATGATATAACTGTAAATGGTGTCCAAGTATACTCAGTATAAGTTGCGTATATGATGAATCAGAAGCCCTCATTTATCCAGAAAaggcaaaaccaaaaaaaaaatatatattcaacTTGCATAGTTTTGCTGTTGTCATATAATGAAATGTTATTGTAAGAACAAAGCAATCAATCATACCTTATTAAACCATATAGCAGCTGCTACATGACTTTTAAAGCTCTTCAATACCGATGGATCATGAGGACCTCCTGGAAATGGACCACTTAGAGGCTCATCTGCATCTGTAATTGGTTCAGAAGCTTGTTCTTCCCCAGTATCAACCCCAGCCTCTAGTATACCATCATCCGCTACTGACTGAGAAGGTTGAgaacaaaattttctttttgtctttgaGGTTATGGGGCAATCATGGTGTTTAGAACCTCTAGCCatactacaaaataaataataatgtcTATCAGGtaaagttgaaaaacattaaataCCAAAGCAGCTATAATtgtggagaaaaagaaaaaaaaaaagatatacaAGGTTCTGCAAAGAGTTTAATATCAGAAAATTGGGTGAAAAAACCATGCATGTCCTGGCATCAAGTTTCTAACGTGAATATGTGATAGTGGTACCCTGTAGAACTTTTGAAAATTGTAAATTGGGTAGTGCAAATGATTACAAAGTCAGTGCATGAAATTGGCAGGCAACCATTTCGAATTTGAATAGAACAAATGCTACCAAGGGTCATTGTTTTAGTCTGTAACTGTTTTCATGTATATAAGCTTTATTGTGATTTCAATTGTCTTCTGTTTAAGGGTGAGGGGCAATGATACCTTAATTTGTATATAGCTGCAATCAAGATGATGTGTGTTAGAGGTCATCAGCATTACAAATGATCCTCAACCTATATTGTATATCATGTCAGTTGTTTTGATATAGAGTTCTGGCATTCCAACATCAGGTAGAAATTTCATGATAAATGCAAAGTGAAAATCAAAAGCTATTTCCTCCAAACAACTGTCCATTCTCACGCACCTTTTCATATTTAAATTCTCCAGTGTTATAATCATTCAGCTAGTAAGATATAATTTTCAGAAGCTTCTCTAAATAATCATTCAACGGCAGGTTTTGTGTTGACTCTCAAGTGCAAATGCAATGCTAAATAATGCAAACAAAGCTTCGAGTCCAAACATTGTCACGACTCAGTTGTAATCAACATAAAGAACTCAAGTCATCCACTTCATTTAAGCATATGAGTTAAAGCATCCAAACAAATACCCATAAAATAAGCGTTTGGTATCAAACTGATCAACTCTCTTATAAGCAAATTGAATtcaaagcaaaacaaaattaaacaaaacaatacCCATGAATCACTCAACAAATGAACCCGAGATTCAAATCCTAAATTAAGAAATTAAACTAATAAAGAACTTGTGGAAGGAAATTTAAACCAAGAAGTGAGAGAGGGTGAGACCGTGAGAGATACCTTGAAAGCCGGCGGGTGAGAGCGAAGGAAATAACGATGACCCACGAAGTCTAAGATGGAGATATTCTTGAGTTTGAGACTGCGCTTCTTTTTCCTCTACTCCGCGCCAAGTTCGACCTCTATAATGATGCTCTGCACAAGTTCCTCTCAGTTGGAGAACGAGCTTGGCGTTACCCTCATTGATGCCGAGATAATCAGGGTTTTGCTGGGTGTGAACTGTGAAATTCGCTGGGTGTGAGGTTTTGGGCGTGAGATTTTGCTGGGTGACAGTTAAAAATGAGGGTATTGTTGGAAAAGTTGTTCGGTGTAACTacaaattctatttttttactGAGGGTAAAAAATGGGGAGTGAAATTCGCACTCCCCTTT
Coding sequences within:
- the LOC133709077 gene encoding protein MAIN-LIKE 2-like, encoding MARGSKHHDCPITSKTKRKFCSQPSQSVADDGILEAGVDTGEEQASEPITDADEPLSGPFPGGPHDPSVLKSFKSHVAAAIWFNKEHDPLKLQNHSYKLTQWGDSISVPEGVRLDKTYYASLLSSTLGVTIDEAKNEMSRYGGNGVTLEWLRLRFQSVSDDSSLEFIEFAARGFLLYILGCTLFVDKTGNRINVIYLHFLRDLNRVGRYAWGAAGLAFLYRQLGLASRVGFRQIRGYLTLLEAWIYEHFRNVVSPHLRVE